A stretch of Mucilaginibacter terrae DNA encodes these proteins:
- the ccsA gene encoding cytochrome c biogenesis protein CcsA, which yields MNTVFTGENLTPGHLGQAFIILSFGSALLSAIGYFLAAKQTDQTDKSWFNIARWSFYVNTFSVVAIGCCLFYIIYNHLFEYHYAWAHSSRTLPVYYIISSYWEGQEGSFWLWTFWQAILGNILIWRAKSWESPVMAVVSLSQVLLSSMLIGVQLFGERVGSSPFIMLRDAIEAPIFSRPDYLQYIKDGNGLNPLLQNYWMVIHPPTLFLGFASMIVPFAYAVAGLWQRRYKEWVAVAIPYALFAVMILGTGIIMGSFWAYESLNFGGFWNWDPVENASLIPWLVLIAAVHVLVVYKNTGHSYFTATLLTLLSFVLVLYASFLTRSGILGETSVHAFTDLGMFWHLVIDVLIFFGIMVGLLIWRWKDLPFSKKEEETYSREFWVFVGSSFLALSCLQLVIVTSFPVWNAIFGTNIAPPTNPITLYNIFQAGFAVVVTLFLGFTQFLKYKKTEPAKFFISTLVYLVMAALISGLIIYITGLYKLKVVFMLAMFGAVYGVLANGKILADSLKGKFKLAGSAVAHIGFALLLVGALIAAGTSRVVSKNESGVIQVKDFDKAGDARENIMLYKNQPVDMGGYKVTYVGDSLVAPNHYFLVDYKKMDASGKVTEHFVLKPNSQANAKLGLVSSPDTKHYLFRDLYTHITAAPIKQEQDLAAGATEVSEHDQASEDKKYNAPVLHAVGLGDTIHFREGYMILRNLNKNPKLQNIPLGKNDVAVGATLDVYSHDKTYQTEPVFMIKGGNTFDFARKVDDAGLKIRFTKIVPAENKFEIMVYEQPESQKSYIVMRAIEFPYINFFWSGTIIMVIGFLMSIFRRNKELKVS from the coding sequence GCCGGGTCACCTTGGACAGGCTTTTATTATCCTGTCTTTTGGTTCGGCATTGCTATCTGCCATTGGTTATTTTTTAGCCGCTAAACAAACCGATCAGACTGATAAGTCGTGGTTTAATATTGCCCGCTGGAGTTTTTATGTAAATACGTTTTCGGTAGTGGCCATTGGTTGCTGCCTTTTCTACATTATCTACAATCACCTGTTTGAGTACCATTATGCATGGGCGCATTCTTCACGCACGCTTCCTGTTTACTATATTATTTCCAGCTACTGGGAAGGGCAGGAAGGCAGTTTTTGGTTATGGACTTTTTGGCAGGCCATTTTAGGTAATATACTCATCTGGAGAGCCAAATCGTGGGAAAGCCCGGTGATGGCCGTGGTAAGTTTGTCGCAGGTGCTGCTAAGCTCGATGCTGATAGGGGTTCAACTTTTTGGCGAACGCGTAGGCAGCTCACCGTTTATTATGCTGCGCGATGCTATTGAAGCACCTATATTTAGTCGCCCAGATTATTTGCAATACATAAAAGACGGTAACGGGCTTAATCCGCTGCTGCAAAACTATTGGATGGTTATTCACCCGCCAACCCTGTTTTTGGGTTTTGCGTCAATGATAGTTCCGTTTGCCTACGCGGTGGCCGGTTTATGGCAGCGCAGGTATAAAGAGTGGGTGGCTGTGGCTATCCCTTACGCCCTGTTTGCCGTAATGATATTAGGCACCGGTATTATCATGGGTTCGTTCTGGGCATATGAGTCGCTTAACTTTGGCGGCTTCTGGAACTGGGACCCGGTAGAGAACGCATCACTTATACCATGGTTGGTGTTAATTGCTGCTGTGCACGTGTTGGTTGTTTATAAAAATACAGGTCACTCGTACTTTACAGCTACACTGTTAACCCTGCTTAGTTTTGTGCTGGTGCTGTACGCTTCGTTCTTAACCCGCAGCGGCATTTTGGGCGAAACATCAGTACATGCCTTTACCGATTTAGGTATGTTCTGGCATTTGGTTATCGATGTATTAATATTTTTCGGCATTATGGTTGGCCTGCTTATATGGCGTTGGAAAGACCTCCCGTTCTCTAAAAAAGAAGAAGAAACTTACTCACGTGAGTTTTGGGTGTTCGTTGGTTCATCGTTTTTGGCCTTGTCGTGTTTGCAACTGGTTATTGTAACCTCGTTTCCTGTTTGGAATGCCATATTTGGTACCAATATAGCGCCTCCAACAAATCCCATAACACTTTATAATATTTTTCAGGCTGGCTTTGCCGTGGTAGTTACTTTATTTTTAGGTTTTACCCAATTCCTGAAATATAAAAAGACCGAGCCTGCTAAATTCTTCATCAGTACGCTGGTGTATTTAGTGATGGCTGCCCTTATCAGCGGTTTAATAATTTATATTACCGGTTTGTATAAGCTTAAAGTGGTATTTATGCTGGCCATGTTTGGCGCCGTTTATGGTGTACTTGCCAATGGTAAAATACTGGCCGATTCGCTTAAAGGCAAGTTTAAACTGGCCGGTTCGGCAGTGGCGCATATTGGTTTTGCCTTATTGCTGGTAGGTGCATTAATTGCCGCAGGTACAAGTAGGGTAGTATCAAAAAATGAATCTGGTGTTATACAGGTTAAGGATTTTGACAAGGCAGGCGATGCCCGCGAAAACATCATGCTGTACAAAAATCAACCTGTTGATATGGGCGGTTACAAAGTAACCTACGTTGGCGATTCATTAGTGGCTCCAAACCATTACTTTTTGGTTGATTATAAAAAGATGGATGCCAGCGGCAAGGTTACCGAGCACTTTGTGTTAAAACCAAATTCACAGGCCAATGCCAAATTAGGATTGGTTTCATCGCCCGATACCAAGCATTACCTCTTCCGCGATTTATATACCCACATTACCGCCGCGCCTATTAAACAGGAGCAGGATTTAGCTGCCGGTGCTACCGAAGTTTCGGAGCACGACCAGGCCAGCGAAGATAAAAAGTATAACGCCCCGGTACTGCATGCAGTTGGCTTAGGCGATACTATCCACTTCCGCGAGGGATATATGATCTTGCGTAATTTGAATAAGAACCCCAAATTACAAAACATTCCATTGGGTAAGAACGACGTAGCCGTAGGTGCCACGCTTGATGTATACTCGCACGACAAGACTTACCAAACCGAACCGGTGTTTATGATTAAGGGTGGCAACACCTTTGATTTTGCCCGCAAGGTTGACGATGCCGGTTTAAAAATCAGGTTTACTAAAATTGTACCTGCTGAAAATAAGTTCGAAATTATGGTTTACGAGCAGCCGGAAAGTCAGAAGTCGTACATCGTAATGCGTGCCATTGAGTTCCCATACATTAACTTCTTTTGGTCGGGTACCATTATTATGGTTATCGGCTTCCTGATGTCGATATTCCGCAGAAACAAAGAGCTTAAAGTAAGCTAA
- a CDS encoding phytanoyl-CoA dioxygenase family protein — MDKQLHLNNIADSGYTIIGNVFNRAEVAAIIAEIEKADTTNPTFRKTDDLFAIRQFLKELPSVMPLIFTTKFKQLVKELFGDDYFVVKSIYFDKPEKSNWFVAYHQDLTISVDKRTDTPGFGPWTVKHNQFAVQPPLSILGQNFTIRIHLDDTDETNGALKVIPGSHAKGIYRPETINWDEERETVCKVAAGGVMVMRSLLLHASNRSTGSSKRRVVHIEFSKEHLPDGLDWAEKE, encoded by the coding sequence ATGGATAAGCAGCTTCATTTGAATAATATTGCCGATAGTGGATATACCATTATCGGCAATGTTTTTAATAGGGCAGAGGTAGCGGCCATAATAGCTGAAATTGAAAAGGCCGACACTACCAATCCCACCTTTCGCAAGACTGATGATTTGTTTGCCATCAGGCAGTTTTTAAAAGAACTGCCGTCGGTAATGCCGCTTATTTTCACAACTAAGTTTAAGCAACTTGTTAAAGAGCTTTTTGGCGATGATTACTTCGTGGTCAAATCCATTTACTTTGATAAGCCCGAAAAATCGAACTGGTTTGTGGCATATCACCAGGATTTAACCATTTCGGTAGACAAGCGTACCGATACACCCGGCTTTGGCCCATGGACGGTGAAACATAATCAGTTTGCCGTACAACCGCCGCTAAGCATCCTCGGACAAAACTTTACGATCCGTATTCACCTCGATGATACCGACGAAACTAACGGCGCTCTTAAGGTCATACCCGGTTCGCACGCCAAAGGCATCTATCGCCCCGAAACAATTAATTGGGATGAAGAGAGGGAAACCGTTTGTAAAGTTGCAGCAGGTGGTGTTATGGTTATGCGGTCGCTGTTATTACATGCTTCAAACCGTAGTACGGGTAGCAGCAAGAGGCGAGTGGTACATATTGAGTTTAGTAAAGAGCATTTGCCGGATGGTTTGGATTGGGCGGAGAAAGAATAG
- a CDS encoding Rossmann-like and DUF2520 domain-containing protein, which translates to MRITLIGSGNVATHLGAALKNAGHYIVQVYSRNPQNAALLAYHLKAEAISDISEVNPDTDLFIISTADDAIDGIAAQLAYHQIPIVHTSGATPIQVLLKHTEHAGVFYPLQTFSKTKEVDFHTVPLCVEGAYEHLTAMLKELAQTISNNVDVVSSDKRKILHLSAVFACNFPNYLYYTAQQLLAAHHLDFNLLRPLIIETAEKVQVQFPANVQTGPAIRNDKKTMEAHIGLLNNEPVLKEIYELLSQCIIKMGEGQHRVE; encoded by the coding sequence ATGCGCATCACCCTCATAGGCTCGGGCAATGTGGCTACCCATTTGGGGGCTGCTCTCAAAAATGCAGGCCATTATATAGTACAGGTTTACAGCCGTAACCCGCAAAATGCTGCCCTGTTGGCCTATCACCTAAAAGCCGAAGCCATTAGCGATATAAGCGAGGTTAATCCCGATACCGACCTGTTCATCATCAGCACGGCCGACGATGCCATTGACGGCATTGCAGCTCAGCTGGCTTATCATCAAATTCCCATAGTACATACATCTGGCGCTACGCCTATACAAGTGTTATTAAAACATACCGAGCATGCAGGTGTGTTCTATCCGTTGCAAACTTTTAGCAAAACTAAGGAGGTTGACTTTCATACGGTACCTTTATGTGTTGAGGGAGCTTATGAACACCTGACCGCCATGCTGAAAGAGCTTGCCCAGACGATCAGCAATAATGTGGATGTGGTGAGTTCCGATAAGCGTAAGATATTACACCTCTCTGCCGTGTTTGCATGCAATTTTCCTAATTATCTGTATTATACCGCGCAGCAGCTTTTGGCGGCACATCATTTAGATTTTAATCTGCTCCGGCCGCTTATAATCGAAACGGCCGAAAAGGTACAGGTTCAGTTTCCGGCTAATGTGCAAACTGGTCCGGCTATACGTAACGATAAAAAAACTATGGAAGCGCATATCGGTTTATTAAACAACGAGCCTGTGCTGAAAGAAATTTACGAGCTGTTAAGTCAGTGTATCATCAAAATGGGTGAGGGGCAACACAGGGTTGAGTAA
- a CDS encoding 2Fe-2S iron-sulfur cluster-binding protein: MDIFKVKISFEEPDHAPVELPIAAGESVLDVCLENGIELQHNCGGVCGCSTCHVYVTKGMDNIQEISDKEEDFIDRAVNPRITSRLGCQCVIIDGDIEVRIPDQSAFMGH, encoded by the coding sequence ATGGACATTTTTAAAGTTAAGATAAGCTTTGAGGAACCGGATCACGCACCGGTTGAATTACCGATAGCCGCAGGGGAATCGGTACTGGATGTATGCCTCGAAAATGGTATTGAGCTTCAGCATAATTGCGGCGGCGTTTGCGGCTGCAGTACCTGCCATGTATACGTAACCAAGGGTATGGATAACATACAAGAGATATCAGATAAAGAGGAAGACTTTATTGACCGTGCGGTTAACCCCCGCATCACCTCGCGCCTGGGCTGCCAATGCGTGATTATTGATGGCGATATTGAGGTGCGTATACCCGATCAGTCGGCATTTATGGGGCATTAA
- the iscX gene encoding Fe-S cluster assembly protein IscX, with protein sequence MNHDKFALPIHWNDYEDIAMGLYEKFGDDFTESKIYRIRFTDLIDWVLSIPNFAGTREESNEGHLEQIQSAWVYEWRDNQ encoded by the coding sequence ATGAACCACGATAAGTTTGCGCTTCCAATTCACTGGAACGACTACGAAGATATTGCCATGGGCCTTTACGAAAAGTTTGGCGATGATTTCACTGAATCGAAAATATACCGCATACGCTTTACCGATCTTATTGACTGGGTATTGAGTATCCCTAACTTTGCAGGTACCCGCGAAGAATCGAACGAAGGACATCTGGAGCAGATACAATCGGCCTGGGTGTATGAGTGGCGTGATAATCAATAA
- a CDS encoding KdsC family phosphatase, translated as MLTKFKDITTFIFDVDGVLTDGSVYVNEIGEQTRSFNIKDGYALQLAVKCGYNVCAISGSRSKIAIHRLSSLGIKDIYLGCSVKTETFKAYIHERGISPMNVMYMGDDIPDLEVMKMVGMPVCPADAAEEIKELCEYISPYGGGRGCARDVIEKALKIQGKWMGAEAYSW; from the coding sequence TTGCTTACAAAATTTAAAGACATTACCACGTTCATTTTTGATGTGGATGGTGTATTAACCGATGGTTCGGTGTATGTGAACGAAATTGGGGAGCAAACCCGTTCCTTTAATATTAAGGACGGTTATGCCTTGCAATTAGCTGTAAAATGCGGCTATAATGTTTGTGCAATATCGGGCAGCCGTTCAAAAATCGCTATTCACCGCCTTAGCAGTTTAGGCATTAAGGATATATACTTAGGTTGCAGCGTTAAAACTGAAACCTTTAAGGCGTACATTCACGAACGAGGCATAAGCCCCATGAATGTAATGTACATGGGCGACGATATACCCGACCTTGAAGTAATGAAAATGGTAGGCATGCCCGTTTGTCCCGCCGATGCTGCCGAAGAAATTAAAGAGCTTTGCGAGTATATTTCACCTTACGGTGGTGGCCGAGGCTGCGCCAGAGACGTAATAGAAAAGGCCCTCAAAATACAAGGCAAATGGATGGGCGCCGAAGCATATAGCTGGTAA
- a CDS encoding Maf family nucleotide pyrophosphatase codes for MNHELPMNLPKIILASKSPRRQELLRQMDVDFEIVLKEVDESYPDDLTPEEIAVYIAEKKARAYDGTIGNEVVLTADTIVAIDGLILGKPENEAHAIEMLQRLSGRVHKVVTGVCILYKGKYNLFHDVSEVFFRKLTDEEITTYVQKYKPMDKAGSYGIQEWVGITAIERIEGSYTNVVGLPTEKVYQQLKRLASL; via the coding sequence ATGAACCATGAACTCCCAATGAATTTACCTAAAATCATCCTCGCTTCCAAATCTCCACGCCGGCAGGAACTGCTGCGTCAAATGGACGTTGACTTTGAAATTGTACTGAAGGAAGTTGACGAATCGTACCCTGATGATCTTACCCCCGAAGAAATAGCCGTTTACATTGCCGAAAAGAAAGCCAGGGCTTATGATGGTACTATTGGCAACGAAGTGGTGCTTACCGCAGATACCATTGTGGCCATTGACGGGCTGATACTGGGCAAGCCCGAAAACGAAGCTCATGCCATCGAAATGTTACAACGCCTGTCCGGTCGGGTACATAAGGTGGTTACTGGTGTGTGCATCTTGTACAAAGGCAAGTATAATCTGTTTCATGATGTATCTGAAGTTTTCTTTCGTAAACTGACTGATGAAGAAATTACTACTTACGTTCAAAAGTATAAACCCATGGATAAGGCCGGCTCTTACGGTATACAGGAGTGGGTGGGTATTACCGCCATTGAGCGTATAGAAGGATCGTACACCAACGTGGTAGGTTTGCCTACCGAGAAGGTTTACCAGCAGTTAAAGAGGCTGGCAAGCTTATAA
- a CDS encoding Ppx/GppA phosphatase family protein, whose amino-acid sequence MTNRVAVMDLGTNTFHLLIAEPNTGIFFKEIRHEYVGVKLGEGGINEGTIKTEAYERGISTLCNFGKFIEQYGVQSVKAIATSAMRSASNGQQFMDEVKQRTGISIETISGDLEAGYIYRGVKASGCLKEHKSLIVDIGGGSVEFILCDAQNIYYKQSFEIGAARLMARFHKADPIAYGEIEALNEYLDEKLVPLFEALTGQNVKNIIGSSGAFETFAELVELDKGHTFDLKKTVTYHFDNGDLLHVLNKMVESTHTDRAATKGIIPVRVDMIVVASLLTRYLMNRLQINDVTMTAYSLKEGVLAELFEGM is encoded by the coding sequence ATGACTAACCGCGTAGCCGTAATGGACCTTGGCACCAACACTTTCCACTTACTGATAGCAGAACCTAACACCGGTATTTTTTTCAAGGAGATACGCCATGAGTATGTTGGCGTTAAACTTGGCGAAGGCGGCATTAACGAGGGCACCATTAAAACCGAGGCTTACGAACGGGGCATAAGCACACTATGTAATTTTGGCAAATTTATCGAGCAATACGGTGTTCAATCGGTTAAAGCTATTGCTACATCAGCTATGCGCAGTGCATCAAACGGACAACAGTTTATGGATGAGGTAAAACAGCGTACCGGCATCAGCATAGAAACTATTAGCGGCGATTTGGAAGCTGGCTATATTTACCGGGGTGTTAAAGCATCGGGGTGCCTTAAAGAGCATAAAAGTCTGATTGTTGATATTGGCGGCGGCAGCGTTGAGTTTATTTTGTGCGATGCTCAAAATATCTACTACAAACAAAGTTTTGAAATTGGAGCAGCACGCCTTATGGCCAGGTTTCATAAGGCCGATCCTATTGCTTATGGTGAGATCGAAGCACTGAATGAATATCTGGATGAAAAGCTGGTACCGTTGTTTGAGGCACTTACAGGCCAAAACGTTAAAAATATTATAGGTTCATCGGGAGCTTTTGAAACGTTTGCCGAACTGGTGGAGTTGGACAAAGGCCATACTTTCGACCTTAAAAAAACCGTTACCTACCATTTTGACAATGGCGATTTACTGCATGTTTTAAATAAAATGGTAGAATCGACACACACAGACCGCGCGGCAACCAAAGGAATAATCCCGGTAAGGGTTGATATGATCGTGGTGGCCTCGCTCCTTACCCGCTACCTGATGAACCGTTTGCAGATCAATGATGTGACCATGACGGCTTACTCGTTAAAAGAAGGAGTTTTGGCGGAGTTGTTTGAGGGAATGTAA
- a CDS encoding ABC transporter permease gives MNKVLLIIQREYISRVRKKAFVVTVFLVPALLLAMYAVMYLIYKNSSELNATRTVKVIDESGQFSGKLQNKSNVKFENSNKPLAEARKELKKHKDYILLYIPKNYVGVKSVQLLSEKKPNITTSMAIERQLNDIATNNNMVARGIDTAALKDIKSNISISAKEVTETGDKESNVGALYAVGVAGAIIIYLSLFIYGAQVMRGVIEEKTNRIIEVIVSSVKPFQLMLGKIIGVALVSLTQFLAWIILSVVVSYLANKYFNAPQSPMLGLFAALKGVPFGYIIGCFLFYFLTGFLLYSALFAAVGSAVDSESETQQFMFPITMPLLFTYLISVSFLAQNPDSSLAVWLSMIPFTAPVAMMVRLPFDPEWWQVALSMGLMIVGFIFTTWVAARIYRVGILMYGKKASYKELVKWFFYKE, from the coding sequence ATGAACAAAGTTTTACTCATTATACAACGCGAATATATCTCTCGCGTACGCAAAAAAGCCTTTGTGGTAACGGTTTTCCTGGTACCGGCCCTATTGCTGGCTATGTATGCGGTAATGTACCTCATCTACAAAAACAGCAGCGAACTTAACGCCACCCGTACCGTTAAGGTTATTGACGAAAGCGGTCAGTTTAGTGGCAAGTTGCAAAATAAAAGCAATGTAAAATTCGAAAACAGTAATAAACCACTTGCCGAAGCCCGTAAGGAGTTAAAAAAGCATAAGGACTACATTTTGCTTTATATACCTAAAAATTATGTGGGTGTTAAATCGGTACAGTTACTGTCGGAAAAGAAACCCAACATCACCACATCAATGGCTATTGAAAGGCAGCTGAACGACATTGCCACCAACAATAATATGGTTGCCCGTGGTATTGATACCGCTGCTCTTAAAGACATTAAAAGCAATATTAGCATCAGTGCCAAAGAGGTTACCGAAACCGGTGACAAAGAATCGAACGTTGGAGCTTTATATGCAGTGGGTGTGGCCGGAGCCATTATCATTTACCTGTCGTTGTTTATATACGGAGCACAGGTAATGCGTGGCGTAATTGAAGAAAAAACCAATCGCATTATCGAAGTTATCGTATCATCGGTAAAGCCATTTCAGCTAATGTTAGGTAAAATAATTGGCGTTGCTTTGGTAAGCTTAACCCAGTTTTTGGCATGGATCATACTATCGGTTGTGGTAAGTTATTTGGCCAACAAGTATTTTAATGCGCCACAAAGCCCTATGCTTGGTTTGTTTGCAGCTTTAAAAGGTGTCCCGTTTGGTTACATTATTGGTTGCTTCCTGTTTTACTTCCTTACCGGATTTTTGCTTTATAGCGCCTTATTTGCAGCCGTAGGCTCGGCGGTCGACAGCGAGTCGGAAACACAACAGTTTATGTTTCCTATCACCATGCCTTTGTTATTCACTTATCTCATTTCGGTGAGTTTCTTAGCTCAAAACCCCGATAGCTCTTTGGCCGTATGGTTATCAATGATACCGTTTACCGCACCGGTGGCCATGATGGTACGCTTACCGTTCGACCCTGAATGGTGGCAGGTTGCATTATCAATGGGGTTAATGATAGTTGGCTTTATATTTACAACCTGGGTTGCCGCGCGTATATACCGGGTTGGTATTTTAATGTATGGCAAAAAAGCAAGCTATAAAGAACTGGTAAAATGGTTCTTTTATAAAGAATAA